The Marivivens sp. LCG002 genome contains a region encoding:
- a CDS encoding capsular polysaccharide biosynthesis protein, translating to MPDRDTFQDAAEPSRRRLFVYNGGFLTQTRIRRILELSGFDIAIGLPKSPQDLIGVWGQSPTSPRGEAIAAKTGHKVVRIEDAFLRSVLPARLGKEPPLGLHIDETGLHFDPETPSDLETLLKTHPLDDTHLLERARAGMDRLRREHLSKYNGYDLGAEVPAAGYVLVVDQTKGDASVTASRANRNTFREMLFDAREAYPGAKILIKSHPETLGGARDGYLRGEDCDANTELFDRNASPQALLEGAIAVYTVSSQLGFEAILAGHKPHVYGQPFYAGWGLTQDRVPLARRQRRLTRAQLFAAAMILYPVWYDPYLDRLCTFEEALNTLEAEVRAWREDNRGWVATHMRLWKRQPLQRFFGSAEPMRFARPSSAAAKAERRGARLMCWASKITEDLAAAGAVRVEDGFLRSRGLGAALTPPLSLALDDLGIYYDPNQPSRLEQLIEASVTLPDHARQRAAALLRAITKSNLSKYNLGGAALPAGLPAGRRILVPGQVEDDASILLGTQEVRTNLELLEAARRANPAAVILYKPHPDVEAGLRQGHVSEPETLADAVLTATDPIAALSGVDEVWTMTSTLGFEALLRGKSVTCLGQPFYSGWGLTDDRAMPIARRAARPDLIGLVHAVLIDYPRYFDPLTGRPCPPEIAVSRLAQGDLHPSTFTNRLLSKLQGGLASAAALWR from the coding sequence ATGCCCGATCGGGACACATTCCAGGACGCCGCCGAACCCTCTCGGCGGCGTCTTTTTGTCTATAATGGCGGTTTTCTCACCCAGACCCGCATCCGCCGTATTCTCGAACTTTCAGGCTTCGACATCGCGATCGGCCTTCCCAAATCCCCCCAAGACCTCATCGGCGTGTGGGGGCAGTCGCCGACGTCGCCCAGAGGTGAGGCCATAGCCGCAAAGACAGGCCACAAGGTGGTTCGCATCGAAGATGCCTTTTTACGGTCGGTCCTGCCCGCACGACTTGGCAAAGAGCCTCCGCTCGGGCTTCATATCGATGAAACGGGCCTGCATTTCGATCCCGAAACCCCGAGCGATCTTGAAACGCTCCTCAAAACGCATCCGCTCGACGACACCCATCTTCTTGAACGTGCGCGTGCGGGGATGGACCGGCTTAGGCGCGAGCATTTGAGCAAATACAACGGATATGATCTGGGGGCCGAAGTCCCTGCTGCAGGATATGTGCTCGTTGTAGATCAAACCAAGGGCGACGCCTCTGTCACGGCAAGCCGCGCCAACCGCAACACCTTTCGCGAAATGCTCTTCGACGCGCGCGAGGCCTATCCAGGCGCGAAAATCCTGATCAAATCGCACCCCGAAACGCTCGGCGGCGCACGAGACGGTTATCTTCGCGGTGAAGATTGTGATGCCAATACAGAACTTTTCGACCGCAATGCCTCGCCTCAGGCTTTGCTCGAAGGTGCGATTGCCGTCTACACCGTGTCCTCGCAGCTCGGGTTCGAGGCGATACTGGCAGGACACAAACCGCATGTTTACGGACAGCCCTTCTATGCGGGTTGGGGTCTCACACAGGATCGCGTTCCGCTTGCAAGACGGCAACGCAGATTGACGCGGGCACAGCTCTTCGCCGCCGCGATGATCCTCTATCCCGTCTGGTATGACCCCTACCTTGACCGCCTGTGCACCTTCGAAGAAGCCCTGAACACCCTAGAAGCCGAAGTCAGAGCATGGCGCGAAGACAATCGCGGCTGGGTCGCAACGCATATGCGCCTCTGGAAGCGACAGCCTTTGCAGCGCTTCTTCGGCAGCGCCGAGCCAATGCGATTTGCCCGACCTTCAAGTGCCGCCGCCAAAGCCGAACGCCGAGGCGCAAGGCTCATGTGCTGGGCGAGCAAGATCACCGAGGATCTTGCAGCCGCAGGCGCAGTCCGCGTCGAGGACGGCTTCTTGCGCTCGCGCGGCTTGGGTGCGGCCCTGACGCCGCCCCTCAGTCTCGCGCTTGATGATCTGGGGATTTACTACGACCCGAACCAGCCAAGTCGTCTTGAACAGCTGATCGAGGCCTCGGTCACGCTCCCCGACCACGCCCGCCAAAGAGCCGCAGCGCTCCTCCGCGCCATCACGAAGAGCAACCTCAGCAAATATAACCTCGGTGGCGCGGCCCTGCCTGCAGGTCTTCCAGCAGGTCGGCGCATTCTGGTGCCGGGACAGGTCGAAGACGACGCCTCGATCCTTCTGGGCACCCAAGAGGTGCGCACCAACCTAGAACTCCTCGAAGCGGCTCGGCGGGCCAATCCCGCCGCAGTCATCCTTTACAAGCCGCATCCAGATGTCGAAGCAGGCTTGCGACAGGGGCATGTCTCCGAGCCTGAAACCCTCGCCGATGCTGTCTTGACTGCAACCGATCCGATTGCCGCGCTGTCAGGGGTGGACGAGGTCTGGACAATGACCTCGACCCTCGGGTTCGAGGCGCTGTTGCGCGGCAAATCCGTGACCTGCCTCGGCCAGCCGTTCTATAGCGGGTGGGGCCTGACCGACGACCGCGCGATGCCGATCGCGCGGCGCGCCGCGCGGCCTGATCTCATCGGCTTGGTCCATGCGGTCTTGATCGACTATCCGAGGTACTTCGATCCGCTGACAGGGCGCCCCTGCCCGCCCGAAATTGCAGTCTCGCGACTGGCTCAAGGCGATCTCCATCCCTCGACCTTCACCAATCGGCTTTTGTCAAAGCTCCAAGGAGGCTTGGCCAGTGCCGCCGCGCTTTGGCGCTAG